A single region of the Paludibacter jiangxiensis genome encodes:
- a CDS encoding DUF5605 domain-containing protein yields the protein MKIKTVLFLSFLCIGSVFGQTTIEKWKIFEVKLNGPTNGNPFTDIRLQGKFIQNNDTVTVSGFYDGAGIYKIRFMPQKEGKWSYITASNSKKLDKKKGNFLCTAALKGNFGPVVVADTFHFAYANGKPYYPFGTTCYAWVHQGDSLAEVTLKTLSKGYFNKMRMCIFPKDYDWNKKEPFLYPFEGKPLTDWDYTKFNPAYFRNIEKRIAQLDSLGIEADLIVFHPYDRWGFKKMDRKTDDRYINYIIARFAAYKNVWWSMANEYDFMAEKKKEDWDHYIQLFAANDPYNHLRSIHHGSVMYDHTNPLLTHASIQNEDTYRAKELRNKFKKPIIYDECRYEGNINWSWGNLTAEEMVNKFWRGVTNGGYVGHGETYLTENPVQFGYKSDAEMWWSKGGVLRGKSQERIKFLKTIIESAPGYLTPVVNYEYWMPYSAVAYKDEYFLNYYNMDQPRSQIVNLPKNAQYKVEIINGWDMTITPVEGEYSGKTLIQLPQKPFTAIRCTKEK from the coding sequence ATGAAGATCAAAACTGTCTTATTCTTATCATTTTTATGTATTGGTTCCGTTTTTGGTCAGACAACCATCGAAAAATGGAAAATATTCGAAGTAAAATTGAATGGGCCAACCAACGGGAATCCGTTTACAGACATCCGGCTGCAAGGTAAATTCATTCAGAATAACGATACAGTGACAGTCTCCGGATTTTACGATGGAGCCGGAATTTACAAGATCAGGTTTATGCCCCAAAAGGAGGGCAAATGGAGCTATATCACCGCCAGCAATTCAAAAAAACTCGATAAGAAAAAAGGGAATTTTCTGTGCACAGCAGCTCTCAAAGGAAATTTCGGACCGGTGGTTGTAGCTGACACCTTCCACTTTGCATACGCCAATGGCAAACCATACTATCCGTTCGGCACCACCTGTTATGCCTGGGTGCATCAAGGAGATAGCCTTGCGGAAGTAACCCTCAAAACATTATCAAAAGGTTATTTCAACAAAATGCGCATGTGCATTTTCCCAAAAGATTATGACTGGAACAAAAAAGAGCCTTTCTTGTATCCTTTCGAAGGGAAACCTTTAACCGATTGGGATTACACAAAATTCAATCCTGCCTATTTCAGAAATATTGAAAAAAGGATTGCTCAACTGGATTCACTGGGCATTGAAGCTGACCTGATTGTATTTCATCCCTACGACCGTTGGGGCTTCAAGAAGATGGATCGGAAAACGGATGATCGTTACATCAATTACATTATAGCACGATTTGCCGCTTACAAGAATGTTTGGTGGAGCATGGCCAATGAATACGATTTCATGGCAGAAAAGAAAAAGGAAGATTGGGATCATTACATCCAGCTTTTTGCGGCCAACGATCCATACAACCACCTTCGTAGCATCCATCATGGTTCCGTCATGTATGACCACACCAATCCCTTACTGACGCACGCCAGCATTCAAAATGAAGATACCTATCGGGCAAAAGAACTGAGAAATAAATTCAAGAAACCGATCATTTACGATGAATGCCGATACGAAGGCAATATCAATTGGTCGTGGGGAAATCTCACAGCAGAAGAGATGGTGAACAAGTTCTGGCGAGGAGTTACCAATGGGGGGTACGTTGGGCATGGAGAAACCTACCTTACCGAAAACCCTGTTCAATTCGGATACAAGTCGGATGCCGAAATGTGGTGGTCCAAGGGCGGAGTACTCAGAGGAAAAAGCCAGGAACGAATTAAGTTCTTAAAAACAATCATTGAAAGCGCTCCCGGATATTTGACCCCGGTTGTCAATTATGAGTATTGGATGCCATACTCGGCTGTTGCCTATAAAGATGAGTATTTCCTGAATTATTACAACATGGATCAGCCGCGCAGCCAAATAGTAAACTTACCGAAA
- a CDS encoding transketolase family protein: MTNTIPCRKMFTDTLVELAKQDKDIIAVTTDARGSVTLDTFANELPAQFVELGIAEQNAVGVAAGLVSAGKKAFVCGPACFYVARSLEQVKVDVAYSANPVKILGVSGGVSYGALGFSHHSLHDIAVLRTFPGMHIVLPCDIYQTKKLVEELIDYPYPVYIRVGRNAVPNVYESKNVEFKIGKANQLTDGDDLTIIGTGETVYHCLEASKILKEKGINARVIDMHTLKPFDKEIVEKAAAETGRIITVEEHSIFGGLGSAVTEIVSQTHPVPVKILGIPDEFAIHGKPLEIFHHYGIDTDGIVNAALT, translated from the coding sequence ATGACAAATACGATTCCATGCCGTAAAATGTTCACCGACACACTGGTTGAACTGGCAAAACAAGATAAAGATATCATTGCCGTCACCACCGATGCACGAGGTTCCGTAACTTTGGATACCTTTGCAAACGAGCTACCGGCTCAGTTTGTAGAGCTTGGCATTGCCGAACAAAATGCCGTTGGAGTTGCGGCCGGACTGGTATCGGCCGGAAAAAAAGCTTTCGTGTGTGGTCCGGCATGTTTCTACGTTGCACGCAGTCTCGAACAAGTAAAAGTGGATGTGGCTTATTCTGCCAATCCGGTAAAAATTCTGGGTGTAAGCGGCGGTGTAAGCTATGGAGCTCTCGGTTTTTCACACCACAGCCTGCACGATATTGCCGTGTTGCGTACGTTCCCGGGAATGCACATTGTTTTGCCCTGCGATATTTATCAAACGAAAAAACTGGTAGAAGAATTGATCGACTACCCTTATCCTGTTTATATCCGTGTAGGCAGGAATGCAGTTCCCAACGTTTACGAATCGAAAAATGTGGAATTCAAAATAGGGAAAGCCAATCAGCTTACCGATGGTGATGATTTGACTATTATCGGAACCGGAGAAACGGTTTATCACTGTCTGGAAGCCTCTAAGATATTGAAAGAAAAAGGAATCAATGCCCGCGTAATCGATATGCACACGCTGAAACCTTTCGATAAAGAAATCGTTGAAAAAGCGGCTGCCGAAACCGGACGCATTATAACCGTGGAAGAACACAGTATCTTTGGAGGACTGGGAAGTGCTGTGACCGAAATCGTGTCGCAGACTCATCCTGTACCGGTAAAAATTCTCGGCATTCCCGACGAATTCGCGATTCATGGCAAACCCCTGGAAATTTTCCATCATTACGGGATCGATACAGACGGGATTGTCAATGCCGCTCTGACCTGA
- a CDS encoding transketolase — protein sequence MSNVTEAVINRLQLQSEQIRKRLVEIVYASKSGHIGGSLSSVEIETALYFHVMNIDPKNPKKEDRDRFILSKGHSVEALYSVLAAAGFIDDSLLETYGKFKSLLAGHPTKKTPGVELNSGALGHGLAVGVGMAIAAKMDKKSYKTYVLMGDGEQGEGSIYEAAMSASHYKLDNLVAIIDRNCLQISGKTEDVMALEPMRQRWEAFGWEVFDVDGNDIADVTNTFVNMAPNNKPKLMIAHTTKGCGISFMEKVAKWHHGIPNDEQYAEAIAEIEERIQEYANASIR from the coding sequence ATGTCTAACGTAACAGAGGCTGTAATCAATCGTCTACAATTACAGTCCGAACAAATCAGAAAACGGTTGGTGGAGATTGTGTACGCATCTAAATCCGGCCACATTGGAGGCTCGCTTTCTTCCGTGGAAATAGAGACCGCTCTCTATTTTCATGTCATGAATATTGACCCGAAAAATCCCAAAAAAGAAGACCGTGATCGCTTCATTCTCAGCAAGGGACACAGCGTGGAAGCTCTCTATTCCGTGTTGGCCGCTGCCGGATTTATTGACGATTCTTTACTCGAAACATACGGTAAGTTCAAATCTCTTTTGGCCGGTCACCCGACAAAAAAGACTCCTGGAGTAGAACTCAACAGCGGGGCATTGGGCCATGGATTGGCAGTGGGTGTCGGTATGGCAATCGCCGCAAAAATGGACAAGAAATCATACAAAACATACGTTTTGATGGGTGACGGCGAACAGGGCGAAGGCTCTATCTACGAAGCTGCTATGTCGGCCAGTCATTATAAATTGGATAATCTGGTTGCTATCATTGACCGCAACTGCCTGCAAATAAGTGGGAAAACAGAAGACGTCATGGCACTCGAACCCATGCGTCAACGCTGGGAAGCTTTTGGGTGGGAAGTTTTCGATGTCGATGGCAATGACATTGCCGATGTGACAAATACCTTTGTAAATATGGCTCCCAACAATAAACCCAAACTGATGATTGCTCACACCACAAAAGGATGTGGCATCTCTTTCATGGAAAAAGTGGCCAAATGGCACCACGGAATACCCAACGACGAGCAATATGCCGAAGCCATTGCCGAAATTGAAGAACGCATTCAAGAATATGCCAATGCGTCAATCCGATAA
- a CDS encoding superoxide dismutase: MKYELQALPYAADALAPKMSETTVNLHWGKHVQTYINNLNGLIPGTPFEDASLEEIVKKAEGPIFNNGAQVWNHTFFFWQFAPKPAASKPSGALAAAIDKSFGSFDAFKEQFTKAAVTLFGSGWAWLVKKEDGSLGIVQESNAGNPLKKGLVPVLTCDVWEHSYYVDYQNRRADFVATFWELVDWSVVEKRY; encoded by the coding sequence ATGAAATACGAATTACAGGCACTGCCGTATGCAGCAGACGCATTAGCACCAAAAATGAGTGAAACAACTGTTAACCTCCACTGGGGAAAACACGTGCAGACATATATCAACAACCTGAACGGGTTGATTCCGGGCACGCCGTTTGAAGATGCTTCACTCGAAGAAATTGTAAAGAAAGCCGAAGGTCCGATCTTCAACAACGGAGCTCAGGTATGGAACCATACTTTCTTTTTCTGGCAATTCGCACCGAAACCTGCCGCATCGAAACCTTCGGGAGCTTTGGCAGCCGCAATAGATAAGAGCTTTGGATCGTTTGATGCCTTCAAAGAACAATTTACAAAAGCAGCTGTTACCTTGTTTGGTTCCGGATGGGCATGGCTGGTAAAAAAAGAAGACGGTTCGCTCGGAATCGTACAGGAAAGCAATGCCGGCAATCCGCTGAAGAAAGGACTCGTTCCGGTACTTACCTGCGACGTGTGGGAACACTCATACTATGTTGACTATCAGAATCGCCGCGCTGATTTTGTGGCTACCTTCTGGGAACTGGTCGACTGGTCGGTGGTAGAAAAGAGGTATTAA
- a CDS encoding ferritin gives MLSKLLEKEINDQINYEFWSAQLYLSMSAHFSDLGLPGFAHWMYIQYQEETTHAIKFFNYVIERGGKAEVQPIKAVPTNWDSVLGVFEETMEHEQKVTARINHLADTAVAEKDHATQSMLRWFIDEQVEEEANVKAIVDTLKLVKDNGYAIYSLDKELAARVFVDSTQTGSNA, from the coding sequence ATGCTTAGCAAACTGTTAGAAAAGGAAATCAACGACCAGATTAATTACGAATTCTGGTCAGCTCAACTCTATCTCTCCATGTCGGCTCATTTTTCCGATTTGGGATTGCCGGGATTTGCCCACTGGATGTATATTCAGTATCAGGAAGAAACCACCCATGCCATTAAATTTTTCAACTACGTGATTGAACGTGGAGGTAAGGCAGAGGTTCAACCTATTAAGGCGGTTCCGACAAACTGGGATTCGGTGTTGGGCGTTTTTGAAGAAACGATGGAACACGAACAGAAAGTGACCGCTCGTATCAACCATCTGGCAGATACCGCTGTAGCAGAAAAAGACCATGCCACACAGAGTATGCTGCGTTGGTTTATTGACGAGCAGGTAGAAGAAGAAGCAAATGTGAAAGCCATTGTCGATACTCTGAAGCTGGTAAAAGACAACGGTTATGCCATTTACTCTCTCGACAAAGAACTGGCTGCCCGTGTATTTGTAGATAGCACACAAACTGGTTCTAACGCGTGA
- a CDS encoding shikimate dehydrogenase family protein, producing the protein MLLFGLIGHPLGHSFSKKYFTEKFEREGIDAAYELFDIDDIALLPEVLKDERLIGLNVTIPYKEQVIPYLDALDERAAEIGAVNVIRIVRDGEHILLTGSNSDVVGFRESIRPMLKPHHKKALVLGTGGASKAVIYGLKELNITSTLVSRSPLKDGLTYDQLNEEILKEYTVIVNASPVGTFPHDDEAPAIPYEFVTPDHLLYDLVYNPPRTRFLALGQEKGAAIKNGLEMLEGQAVEAWKIWNR; encoded by the coding sequence ATGCTGCTTTTCGGATTAATAGGCCACCCGCTGGGTCATTCGTTTTCAAAGAAATATTTCACCGAAAAATTTGAACGCGAAGGCATCGATGCCGCCTACGAATTGTTCGATATCGACGATATTGCCCTGTTGCCTGAGGTGTTGAAGGACGAACGCCTCATCGGCCTCAATGTAACTATTCCCTACAAGGAGCAAGTAATTCCATACCTAGACGCGCTCGACGAACGGGCAGCCGAGATCGGGGCAGTGAACGTGATCCGCATCGTACGCGATGGAGAACACATCCTGCTCACCGGTAGCAACTCCGACGTGGTAGGGTTTCGCGAATCGATCCGCCCCATGCTCAAACCGCATCACAAAAAAGCACTCGTACTGGGAACCGGAGGCGCTTCCAAAGCTGTTATTTACGGATTGAAAGAGCTGAACATCACATCGACGCTGGTTTCACGTTCTCCCCTCAAGGATGGCCTGACATACGACCAATTGAACGAAGAAATTCTGAAAGAGTACACGGTGATTGTCAACGCCTCACCGGTAGGAACCTTCCCGCACGACGACGAAGCTCCGGCTATTCCGTACGAGTTTGTTACTCCCGATCATCTATTGTACGACCTGGTTTACAACCCTCCCCGCACCCGCTTTTTAGCCCTGGGACAAGAGAAAGGAGCTGCCATCAAAAACGGACTGGAAATGCTGGAAGGACAGGCTGTGGAGGCTTGGAAAATCTGGAACCGGTGA
- a CDS encoding L-threonylcarbamoyladenylate synthase: MLLKIYPENPNPKAVEQAVEVLRNGGVIIYPTDTVYAFGCDIFQARAVEKICKFRGIDPAKAHLSIVCSDLSHLSEFAKVDNNTFKLMKRLLPGPFTFILNRSNKLPKLFKERSEVGIRVPDNNITIELVKALGNPILSASLRDDDDDVLEYLTDPELMCEKYIYEVDMVIDGGFGNIKPSTVIDCTGEEPEIVRQGKGKVEL, from the coding sequence ATGCTACTGAAAATCTACCCTGAAAATCCCAACCCAAAAGCCGTGGAACAAGCCGTGGAGGTCTTGAGAAATGGCGGCGTTATTATCTACCCTACCGATACCGTGTATGCCTTCGGATGCGATATTTTCCAGGCCCGGGCGGTAGAAAAAATCTGCAAATTTCGTGGTATCGATCCGGCAAAAGCGCACCTATCGATTGTTTGCTCCGATCTGAGCCACCTCAGCGAATTTGCCAAGGTCGACAACAATACCTTCAAACTGATGAAACGTTTGCTGCCCGGCCCGTTCACTTTTATTCTGAACCGCAGCAACAAACTGCCGAAGCTGTTCAAAGAACGGTCGGAAGTCGGCATCCGTGTACCGGACAACAATATCACAATAGAACTGGTAAAGGCTTTGGGCAACCCGATCCTTTCGGCCTCGCTTCGTGATGACGACGATGATGTGCTCGAATATCTTACCGATCCCGAACTGATGTGCGAAAAATACATTTATGAAGTGGATATGGTTATCGACGGCGGCTTCGGAAACATCAAGCCTTCTACCGTTATCGACTGTACAGGCGAAGAACCAGAAATTGTCCGTCAGGGAAAAGGAAAAGTGGAGCTTTAA
- a CDS encoding glycosyltransferase — protein MNKITILGTAYPYRGGIASFNEMLARTFLKKGKQLNIKTFTVQYPNFLFPGKTQYSESAAPEGIDIERCVNSVNPFNWIRMGLRIRKERPDMVLVKYWTPFLAPCLGTICYLAKSNKHTRIFSQLDNVVPHEAHFFDSWLTHYFVRSVDGFVYMSQQVKQDLDKFTTSKPALFSPHPVFANFGERIERKEAIAHLNLSEDTQYLLFFGIIRDYKGLDLLIDAWKLLKDKGLTKGKKVIVAGEYYNNKEKYTTQIESLGLQDDILVHDSFIRDDEVKYYFSAVDVVVQPYKDATQSGVTQIAYQFSVPMIVTNVGGLAEIVSDGRSGFVAESSPESIAAAIEKFYTIGGAPHFAETIAEERKRFTWEAMTEQFEVLYKQLETKD, from the coding sequence ATGAATAAAATCACCATACTTGGAACAGCTTATCCCTACCGTGGAGGAATAGCTTCGTTCAACGAAATGCTGGCTCGTACATTCCTAAAAAAAGGGAAACAACTGAACATAAAAACTTTTACTGTACAGTATCCTAATTTTCTATTCCCCGGCAAAACACAATACTCCGAATCGGCAGCACCCGAAGGCATCGACATCGAACGGTGTGTAAATTCGGTCAACCCGTTCAACTGGATACGTATGGGTCTGCGCATTCGTAAAGAGCGTCCCGATATGGTACTGGTGAAATACTGGACTCCTTTTCTGGCCCCCTGCCTCGGAACTATCTGTTACCTTGCAAAAAGCAACAAACATACCCGCATCTTTTCGCAACTCGACAACGTGGTGCCTCACGAAGCTCACTTTTTCGATTCGTGGCTGACACACTATTTTGTCCGTTCCGTCGACGGGTTTGTCTACATGTCGCAGCAGGTGAAACAGGATCTCGATAAATTCACAACCTCCAAACCGGCACTTTTCTCTCCGCACCCGGTATTTGCCAACTTCGGGGAACGCATAGAGCGCAAAGAAGCCATTGCTCATCTCAATTTATCGGAAGATACACAATACCTGCTTTTCTTCGGTATTATCCGCGACTACAAGGGACTCGACTTGTTGATTGACGCATGGAAACTATTGAAAGATAAAGGGCTGACAAAAGGAAAGAAAGTGATTGTTGCCGGCGAATACTACAATAACAAAGAAAAATATACCACTCAAATTGAATCACTTGGACTTCAGGATGATATTCTGGTACACGATTCCTTTATCCGCGACGACGAAGTAAAATATTACTTCTCGGCTGTTGATGTGGTGGTACAACCGTATAAAGATGCCACCCAAAGCGGTGTAACGCAGATTGCCTACCAGTTCTCGGTCCCGATGATTGTTACCAACGTGGGCGGACTGGCCGAAATCGTTTCCGACGGGCGTTCTGGTTTTGTTGCCGAATCTTCACCCGAAAGCATTGCCGCAGCAATCGAGAAGTTCTATACCATCGGGGGAGCTCCGCACTTTGCAGAAACGATTGCCGAAGAACGCAAGCGTTTTACCTGGGAAGCCATGACCGAACAATTTGAAGTACTGTACAAACAACTCGAGACAAAAGATTAA
- a CDS encoding LrgB family protein — protein sequence MHNLIHSQLFLLTFTIGVYVVALWGYRKTKIMLLHPLITSLLVIIAGIKTADIPYQEYAEATKIIDFMLGLSVVALGYLLYEQMTHMKGNITAMVTAILIGSVVGIVSVILIAKALGADPRIVASLEPKSITTPIAVTVCAHSGGIPALTAIVVILVGIFGAVIGPFILKKLGIESKLARGLALGSAAHAVGTARAMELGAVEGAISGLAIGLMGVVTAVMVPVIEAIMRFFE from the coding sequence ATGCATAACCTCATTCATTCCCAACTATTTTTGCTGACATTTACCATTGGTGTCTATGTGGTTGCATTGTGGGGATACCGCAAAACAAAGATAATGCTGCTGCATCCGCTGATTACTTCCTTACTGGTTATCATTGCCGGAATCAAAACCGCAGATATTCCTTATCAGGAGTATGCCGAAGCAACCAAAATCATTGACTTTATGCTTGGTCTTTCAGTAGTTGCGTTAGGCTATCTGCTTTACGAACAAATGACTCACATGAAAGGTAACATCACCGCCATGGTGACGGCCATTCTGATAGGAAGCGTGGTAGGGATCGTAAGCGTCATACTCATTGCCAAAGCTTTAGGTGCAGACCCTCGCATTGTTGCCTCTCTCGAACCGAAATCAATAACGACCCCGATTGCGGTTACCGTTTGTGCGCATTCGGGCGGCATTCCCGCACTGACAGCCATTGTTGTAATTCTTGTTGGCATTTTCGGGGCTGTGATTGGTCCGTTTATTCTTAAAAAACTGGGCATTGAAAGTAAACTGGCACGCGGACTGGCACTTGGTTCGGCCGCACATGCCGTAGGAACCGCCCGCGCCATGGAGCTTGGTGCTGTGGAAGGCGCCATCAGCGGACTGGCCATCGGATTGATGGGAGTAGTCACTGCCGTGATGGTTCCCGTTATTGAAGCCATCATGCGGTTTTTCGAATAA
- a CDS encoding CidA/LrgA family protein, producing the protein MAGIFILLFYYFLGTLVAYLIGNFIPGSIMGMLLLFLSLVFKIIKPEQVRKSATFFLDNMMLFFIPLGVGLIASYALIGKFLTAITIASAVSTVLVLVVVALIAQKMEGKKDA; encoded by the coding sequence ATGGCAGGGATTTTCATTCTTTTGTTCTACTATTTTCTGGGGACATTGGTTGCCTATCTCATCGGTAATTTTATCCCGGGAAGCATCATGGGTATGTTGCTGCTTTTCCTTTCGCTGGTTTTTAAGATTATAAAGCCGGAGCAAGTGCGCAAGTCAGCCACTTTTTTTCTGGACAACATGATGCTGTTTTTCATTCCACTTGGGGTTGGCCTGATAGCATCTTATGCCCTGATTGGCAAATTCTTAACTGCAATTACCATTGCGTCGGCCGTCAGCACTGTGCTGGTGCTTGTCGTTGTGGCACTGATCGCTCAAAAGATGGAGGGAAAGAAAGATGCATAA
- the proB gene encoding glutamate 5-kinase, translating to MIKYKRIAVKVGSNVLTRPDGRLDVTRVSAIVDQISVLHKAGAEIILISSGAVASGRSEIKPHKKLDAVSARQLFSAVGQAKLINRYYELFREQGIACGQILTTKENFGSRSLYLNQKNCISVMLENKVIPIVNENDTTSITELMFTDNDELSGLMATMMDVDALIILSNVDGIYNGNPSDPASHVIRQILPGQQDMDDYISDQKSTLGRGGMHTKCAIAQKVAAEGIAVMIANGKKENILLDLLKKSETTICTLFVPSEKEISSVKKWIAHSEDFAKGVVYVNAGAEEALLDESKASSLLPVGISRIEGEFEEGDIVKIIGESGRTIGVGKVQYDSASARKLVGKKGHKPFIHYDYMSLD from the coding sequence ATGATAAAGTACAAACGTATAGCGGTAAAAGTAGGCAGTAACGTGTTGACTCGTCCCGATGGGCGGTTGGATGTTACGCGGGTTTCTGCCATTGTCGATCAGATTTCTGTATTGCATAAAGCCGGTGCAGAGATAATTTTGATATCTTCCGGTGCTGTGGCTTCGGGGCGAAGTGAGATTAAGCCGCACAAAAAACTGGATGCCGTTTCGGCACGACAGCTGTTTTCTGCAGTAGGACAGGCCAAACTGATCAACCGTTATTATGAACTTTTCCGCGAACAGGGCATTGCCTGCGGGCAGATTCTTACCACAAAGGAGAATTTCGGAAGCAGGTCGCTGTACCTTAACCAGAAAAACTGCATCAGCGTGATGCTCGAAAACAAGGTGATTCCTATTGTAAATGAAAACGATACAACCTCTATCACCGAACTGATGTTTACCGATAATGACGAATTATCGGGATTGATGGCAACCATGATGGATGTGGATGCGTTGATTATACTCAGCAATGTAGACGGTATTTACAACGGCAATCCATCCGATCCGGCCTCTCATGTTATCCGGCAAATACTTCCCGGCCAGCAGGATATGGACGATTACATCTCCGACCAAAAATCGACGCTCGGGCGGGGCGGAATGCATACCAAATGTGCCATTGCTCAAAAGGTAGCCGCCGAAGGTATTGCGGTAATGATTGCCAACGGAAAGAAAGAGAATATTCTGCTCGACTTGCTTAAGAAGTCGGAGACTACTATATGTACTTTGTTTGTACCCAGTGAAAAAGAGATTTCGAGTGTGAAGAAGTGGATTGCACACAGCGAAGACTTCGCCAAAGGTGTTGTTTACGTCAATGCCGGAGCAGAAGAGGCATTGCTTGATGAATCGAAAGCCAGCAGCCTTTTGCCTGTAGGAATTTCCCGCATAGAAGGTGAATTTGAAGAAGGCGACATTGTCAAGATCATTGGTGAAAGCGGTCGCACAATTGGGGTAGGGAAGGTTCAATACGACTCTGCTTCAGCGCGAAAGCTCGTCGGTAAAAAGGGGCATAAGCCTTTTATCCATTACGATTACATGAGTTTAGACTAA
- a CDS encoding TlpA family protein disulfide reductase, producing MNSKLFLFILFGSVLSISNIDAQTLKLKIHLGGVYSSKVSVIAMAGPKALKPVIESPAIKNGESTTLEFTKDMVPSQFVLRFDYQEKETSTPYPSEKLIFVSNQNLELWVNPRALQKKDSTYFQPGEKENAMYEVFMKENMKKREQIGLLQNFLLSYDQPQSSFFTMGVKEFEKRRTEYNQWIDRETNQYKDLFISKTFQFQKLQSIDWHGNEQERLNSLISHYFDDANFKDPLMIRTAELKDWMSKYVNLYGSMSTTVALRDSLFTLAGNRAIEKAKLGDPIVYGWMVDYFYQGYEAFNITKGLKMLEPYMNDPLCMTSKRQAIESRIKGIETLVAGAVAPDFAWKLSSGKTIQFHDFKTEAKYKLVLFWSADCQHCREVLEKLYPWYDMPAHRELIDVFAISLDETPTEIPLWEKAVLKYPAFKHKRAEQGVRSPEASAYFVLSTPTMVLVDAKTNKIVALPNNADDMEKAIAQ from the coding sequence ATGAACAGTAAACTTTTTCTTTTCATTCTGTTTGGATCTGTATTGTCCATTTCTAACATAGACGCTCAAACTCTAAAATTAAAAATTCATCTTGGAGGGGTATATTCCAGTAAGGTGAGTGTTATTGCCATGGCGGGCCCTAAGGCTTTGAAGCCGGTTATCGAGAGCCCGGCTATCAAAAATGGAGAAAGCACGACGCTGGAATTTACCAAAGACATGGTGCCCAGCCAATTTGTTCTTCGCTTCGATTATCAGGAAAAGGAAACCAGTACCCCATATCCTTCCGAAAAGCTAATATTTGTCAGCAATCAAAATCTGGAACTATGGGTTAACCCCAGAGCCTTACAAAAAAAGGATAGTACCTACTTCCAACCGGGAGAAAAGGAAAATGCCATGTACGAGGTATTCATGAAAGAGAACATGAAAAAACGCGAACAGATTGGTTTACTTCAGAATTTTCTCCTAAGTTACGACCAGCCCCAATCATCGTTTTTTACCATGGGAGTCAAAGAATTTGAGAAGCGGCGAACTGAATATAATCAATGGATCGACAGAGAAACGAATCAGTATAAAGATTTGTTTATTTCCAAAACATTTCAGTTTCAAAAATTACAGAGTATCGACTGGCATGGCAACGAGCAGGAACGGCTCAACAGCCTCATATCACACTATTTCGACGATGCCAATTTCAAAGATCCGTTGATGATCCGCACAGCGGAACTCAAAGACTGGATGAGCAAATATGTCAATCTTTACGGTTCGATGTCTACAACAGTAGCTTTGCGGGATTCGTTATTCACTCTGGCCGGAAACCGTGCTATCGAGAAGGCCAAACTGGGAGACCCGATCGTTTATGGCTGGATGGTTGATTACTTTTATCAGGGATATGAGGCGTTCAATATTACAAAAGGACTTAAAATGCTGGAACCTTATATGAATGATCCCTTGTGCATGACCAGTAAACGACAAGCCATCGAATCCAGAATAAAAGGAATAGAGACTCTGGTGGCAGGAGCCGTTGCTCCCGATTTTGCATGGAAGTTGAGTTCCGGAAAAACGATTCAGTTCCATGACTTTAAGACGGAAGCAAAATACAAGCTGGTTTTGTTTTGGTCGGCCGACTGCCAGCACTGCAGAGAGGTTTTGGAAAAACTGTATCCCTGGTACGATATGCCGGCACACCGGGAATTGATCGATGTGTTTGCTATCAGCTTAGACGAAACGCCAACCGAGATTCCTTTATGGGAAAAAGCGGTCTTGAAGTATCCGGCATTTAAGCACAAAAGAGCCGAACAGGGCGTAAGAAGTCCCGAGGCTAGTGCCTATTTCGTATTGTCAACGCCGACCATGGTACTGGTCGATGCCAAAACAAACAAAATAGTGGCGTTGCCGAATAACGCCGATGATATGGAAAAAGCAATTGCTCAATAA